The Mesorhizobium sp. M1D.F.Ca.ET.043.01.1.1 genome contains a region encoding:
- a CDS encoding peptide ABC transporter permease, which produces MSEDRDKERPVFSGRDARQGEIILHTRAQRIIFIAGLAGAVVLALVLSLAIH; this is translated from the coding sequence ATGAGCGAGGATCGAGACAAGGAACGACCGGTCTTTTCCGGCCGGGACGCCAGGCAGGGCGAAATCATCCTGCACACGCGCGCCCAGCGCATTATCTTCATCGCCGGGCTGGCCGGCGCTGTCGTGCTGGCGCTGGTGCTCAGTCTCGCCATCCACTGA